Proteins from a single region of Armatimonadota bacterium:
- a CDS encoding CCA tRNA nucleotidyltransferase, protein MNPAIETIREITKGTPYEGKLFLVGGCVRDEIMGLPPTEDVDIVFEGSALELAKFLYEKGVADHRPVTYPRFGTAMVTIKGHTVELVSARREVYTPESRKPEVEFAGLYEDVLRRDFTINTLLKNLHTGEILDLTGRGKADIEAKIIRTPTDPDATFFDDPLRMLRAVRFAVRLGFEIDPQTWEAITRNAPRLAIISAERIRDEFVKILLSDNQVRGIRMLKQAGLLKEFAWELLEMQGVTQGGRHVYDVWEHTLHALESLPRQADLILRLAVLFHDAGKPRTKTVDSEGHIHFYGHEVKSAEIASRVLNRLKFPKSEISRTVRLVELHMRVGEYRSEWKDSAVKRLMREAGDDISDLIALCKADRKGYGPHASTEELEELEQRIEKIILKIPIHKIESPLNGWEIMEILNIPPGPKLRQVKQFLLEEVLEGRLSPGDKEAAKKLVREKFAAGAT, encoded by the coding sequence ATGAACCCTGCCATTGAGACAATAAGAGAAATCACGAAAGGAACGCCTTATGAGGGAAAGTTATTTCTAGTGGGCGGCTGTGTGCGCGATGAGATTATGGGCTTACCGCCAACAGAGGATGTCGATATTGTCTTTGAAGGCAGTGCCCTCGAACTTGCAAAGTTTCTATACGAGAAGGGAGTAGCTGACCACCGTCCTGTAACCTACCCGCGTTTTGGGACGGCGATGGTGACAATCAAAGGTCATACGGTAGAGCTTGTCAGCGCCAGGAGAGAGGTTTATACTCCGGAGAGTCGCAAGCCTGAGGTCGAATTTGCTGGGCTTTATGAAGATGTCCTGCGCCGCGATTTTACCATAAATACTCTTCTAAAAAATCTGCACACCGGCGAGATTCTCGATTTGACTGGGCGGGGGAAAGCAGATATCGAAGCGAAAATAATTCGCACGCCAACCGACCCCGATGCTACCTTCTTTGACGATCCACTTAGGATGCTTAGGGCAGTTAGGTTTGCAGTCAGATTAGGATTTGAGATAGACCCGCAAACCTGGGAGGCAATTACGAGAAATGCACCCAGATTGGCAATCATCAGCGCTGAACGCATTCGCGACGAATTTGTGAAAATTCTTTTAAGCGACAACCAAGTGCGAGGCATTCGAATGCTCAAGCAAGCTGGTCTTCTCAAGGAGTTTGCTTGGGAGCTTCTCGAAATGCAAGGCGTTACCCAGGGCGGCCGCCATGTCTATGACGTATGGGAGCATACCCTTCACGCATTGGAGTCACTGCCGCGCCAAGCCGACCTTATCTTGCGGCTGGCTGTTCTCTTTCATGACGCAGGAAAACCTCGGACAAAAACGGTAGACAGCGAGGGGCATATACATTTTTACGGCCATGAAGTTAAGAGCGCCGAGATTGCTAGTCGAGTGCTGAATCGTCTAAAGTTTCCAAAGAGCGAAATCTCGCGCACAGTTCGTTTGGTTGAATTGCATATGCGGGTCGGCGAATACCGAAGTGAGTGGAAGGACTCAGCAGTCAAAAGGCTTATGCGCGAGGCGGGCGACGATATATCTGATCTCATTGCGCTTTGCAAGGCAGATAGGAAAGGTTATGGGCCGCATGCTTCGACTGAGGAATTAGAAGAGCTAGAGCAAAGGATAGAAAAGATTATATTGAAAATTCCAATTCACAAGATTGAAAGTCCATTAAATGGTTGGGAAATCATGGAAATTCTCAACATTCCACCTGGTCCGAAGTTGAGGCAAGTTAAGCAGTTCCTTCTAGAGGAAGTGCTCGAAGGCCGTCTTTCTCCCGGCGATAAAGAAGCAGCAAAGAAGTTGGTTCGAGAGAA